A stretch of DNA from Archaeoglobaceae archaeon:
GCAAAGAGAATCGCTGATGCTATTAAAGCCAAGGGCTATGCTGAATTCAAGGAAGCGAGCATCGATGCAGTCAAGAAGCTCTGCGACTACAAGGTTAAGATCCATCCTTATCAGCAGAGGAAAGAGGTTTAAGGTTTAGCTTTTTCAAGTGCTTCTCGATCATAATTTTTTCAAAATTTTTGTAGATCTCCGCTGGTTCTGGAAGCTTTCTGTAAATTATGCCTTTGCCAACGGGATCGATTCCCGACTTTATCGCTTCCATTATTTTTCTTTCCCTTTCGAAGATCTTTTCTCTGTATCTTAAAAGCTTTTCCTGCAAGTCTTCACCTTTTACTGGCTCTCCATGCGATGGAACAGCGATCTCAACGCTTTCAGCAATTTTCAAAAGCTTATCGATCGAGTTCAAAAACTCCTGAACATCGCAGTCTACACAACCATACCAAGGACCAAAAGAAGTAAGATCGATGTCCGCAAGGTAAATGATCTTGCCTTCAATCAGAAAACAACAGTGCCCAGCAGAATGGCCTGGAGTATGAATAACTTCGATCTCTTTATCGCCAATTGTCAAAATCTCTCCATCCTCTACGAATTCATCTACTTTCCGAAATCCAAGTTTTGGATAATAGGCTAAGAAAAGCTTTACAACCTCGCCAAGGGCATATCTTCTCTCAAATTCCTCATAGCTCTCGATTGCCTTAGCGTCGAGTTCGTGAGCATAGATCTTCTTTGCAACCGAATTCATCGAAATATGATCTTCATGCCAGTGCGAGTTTATGATCACTTCTGGCTTTAATTCCCAAGCACTTTCAGCTCCACCGTCGATCAGGCAAAAGTCTTTAATGTAAAGGCAGTTTGCGGACGGATATTTACCCCAATTCTGTCCCACAATCAGAGAAATGCCATCTGATAGCTCAAGATTGTTGATCATTGTTTTGAGTTATCCACTGCTATTTATTTCTTTTTATGGAAAAAAATTGAATCTTAGATCCCCAGTGCCTTTCTCTTGTCTAAGATCACTTTTTCAAGCAGATCTACTGCTTTAGCTGGGTCTTCCTCGACGATCACTTTCCCTCCGGTAAGCTTTTCCACGTCTTCGGTGAGCAATTTTACAACTTTATCACTTCCCGTGATTGGAGGAATCGGGGAAACATGGGTTGCAAGTCCATAGGCTACTGCGAAAACAGCATCTATTGTTGCCTTCTGTTCCATGTATTCTGGAGCCGTAACCGCTACTGGAAGCTGTGAAACGTCAACTCCGAGTTTTTCAGCGAGCAATCTTAACAAATAAGCAGCTCTACCAACATCAGTGCAGGTTCCAAAGCTGAGCACTGGAGGAATCTTTAAGGCTTCGCAAACCGCTTTGAGCTTATCCCCTGCAAGTTCCTTGGCTTCCAAGCTCGTAAGTCCCGCAACCTGCAATGCAGCATTTCCACAGCCCATGGAGAGCACAAGTATGTCTCTCTTTATGAGTTCCTTGGCAATTGCAATTGTGTTCGCATCATGAGGACCATTCTTCAGTGTTGTGCAACTAACCAGCGCGACAACGCCCTTTATTTTTCCGTCCTTTATTGCATTCAAAAGCGTTTCAAAGCCTACGAGCTTTTCTATCGCTTCAATGGAAAAACCAACGACGATTTTTTGCTTTCTATCTATTTTTACCGCTTTACTTTTATCTCTCTTCCTGAAGTTCTCTATAGCAATCTCTATTAGCTTTTTCGCTATTTTCTCAGCCTCTTCAGGCTTATAGTCAAGTCCAACATCGATGCCTCTGAACCTTACAAGCCTGCTCACCGGGACTATTTTCACACCGTATTTTTGATACTCTGGTAAAGAAGGCAGAGCGCAGTTCATATCGGCAGCAAATACATCAACGCAACCTGTTGCAAGAGCAAATTCCTGAACGATCCAGTTACCGACCAATCCAACGAATACAGGGCTACTAATGCGTTGTAAAATTTCCTGCCCAGTTTCTATAAAACCTATGATTCGCAAACCCTTTGCACCCGCTTTTCTTGCCATTTCTTGCACTTCTTCCCTTTCCGCAAGTTTTATCAATGCCATTCCAACAAATGGCTCATGCCCATCAACTGCAATGTTCACGTAGTCTGCTTCGAGAATTCCAAGGTCTGCAAAGCTTTCATGTGGCATTGGAGTGCCAAAAAGGATGTCCTGAACCATTTCCAGCACAAACTGCGCAGCGATGCATGTTGTTATACTCATCGACATGCTTTTCTTGGCCAATGAAACGTAATTTGAGTCCACGTTGGTCATTGCTGAAGTTCCAACAGTTAAAAGCTCTCCAAAAATTCCCTCAGGAATAATTTCAAGACTTTTCCAGACTTCTTTTCTCTTCTCTGGAGCAATAATTTCCACAAGTCTGCTTTTATCTGCAGAGCTAAGATCCGCAATTGCAAAATCCGCTAATCTTATTGCGATTTCTTTAATATCGCTACCATCAATTCCAAGCAGATTAGCAAGCCATCTAAGCTTTTCAGGCTCTTTAATTTCAAATGGTGTTTTTCCTTCCGCTGTAGCCTTTAGCGTTTTCAAAGCTTCGATTGCATGATAGGTATAAGCTTCTGTGCCTAACATGTTTTTATGGACGAAGTTTCTCATCACCATTCCTGCAGCATCTATTCCGCAAGCTCCATACGGGTT
This window harbors:
- the cooS gene encoding anaerobic carbon-monoxide dehydrogenase catalytic subunit, whose amino-acid sequence is MKLEKPSYHESINQMYEKVKNETTNVVDRFNEQEKTRCPFCTRGLSCQLCSMGPCRISEKNPYGACGIDAAGMVMRNFVHKNMLGTEAYTYHAIEALKTLKATAEGKTPFEIKEPEKLRWLANLLGIDGSDIKEIAIRLADFAIADLSSADKSRLVEIIAPEKRKEVWKSLEIIPEGIFGELLTVGTSAMTNVDSNYVSLAKKSMSMSITTCIAAQFVLEMVQDILFGTPMPHESFADLGILEADYVNIAVDGHEPFVGMALIKLAEREEVQEMARKAGAKGLRIIGFIETGQEILQRISSPVFVGLVGNWIVQEFALATGCVDVFAADMNCALPSLPEYQKYGVKIVPVSRLVRFRGIDVGLDYKPEEAEKIAKKLIEIAIENFRKRDKSKAVKIDRKQKIVVGFSIEAIEKLVGFETLLNAIKDGKIKGVVALVSCTTLKNGPHDANTIAIAKELIKRDILVLSMGCGNAALQVAGLTSLEAKELAGDKLKAVCEALKIPPVLSFGTCTDVGRAAYLLRLLAEKLGVDVSQLPVAVTAPEYMEQKATIDAVFAVAYGLATHVSPIPPITGSDKVVKLLTEDVEKLTGGKVIVEEDPAKAVDLLEKVILDKRKALGI
- a CDS encoding MBL fold metallo-hydrolase, with product MINNLELSDGISLIVGQNWGKYPSANCLYIKDFCLIDGGAESAWELKPEVIINSHWHEDHISMNSVAKKIYAHELDAKAIESYEEFERRYALGEVVKLFLAYYPKLGFRKVDEFVEDGEILTIGDKEIEVIHTPGHSAGHCCFLIEGKIIYLADIDLTSFGPWYGCVDCDVQEFLNSIDKLLKIAESVEIAVPSHGEPVKGEDLQEKLLRYREKIFERERKIMEAIKSGIDPVGKGIIYRKLPEPAEIYKNFEKIMIEKHLKKLNLKPLSSADKDGS